In Streptomyces sp. NBC_00483, a single window of DNA contains:
- a CDS encoding phospholipase D-like domain-containing protein, which translates to MKRTLTLITALAVTALTPTTAHAAVKKAKPPLSCDSRTFTSRPGPSFSDPEDADAQMNVMGPIIESINSASCGQTIRVAMYSIGSTQPGPDFANALIAAHQRGVIVKALMDSHSDNAIWQSMVTELGNDPQASSFAALCPGGCLTHYSGSALHAKYYMLSGGSDANRTVTVSSANPTSAQARTAWNSGATVKGNVDLYNSYVRYFTAMAKGALGGPGPLVPDYYNSTSGEAARTTLSPPSYQWPKARSKSDTWVDFLNNIKAPATINIAMFEWTSHGQPGDRNYLELPKKLVSLAKTGVKIQILFTAGQVDGSVQNYLKDRPNITVHDTSRGTDANGNALHYTHDKYMMVSGGYAGATNSRLVFVGSSNWTSNGVWHNDESDLKLVGQSSYDMFKTDWQNQFNRCCGTMARELSAEERAENTAREIPIDPEQVEE; encoded by the coding sequence ATGAAGCGCACGCTCACGTTGATCACCGCGCTGGCCGTCACCGCGCTGACGCCCACAACGGCGCACGCGGCGGTCAAGAAGGCCAAGCCGCCACTCAGTTGCGACTCCCGGACGTTCACCTCAAGACCGGGCCCGAGCTTCAGCGACCCGGAGGACGCCGACGCCCAGATGAACGTCATGGGCCCGATCATCGAATCGATCAACAGCGCCAGTTGCGGGCAGACCATACGCGTCGCCATGTACTCGATCGGCAGCACCCAGCCGGGCCCGGACTTCGCCAACGCCCTGATCGCTGCACACCAACGTGGCGTCATCGTCAAGGCGCTGATGGACTCTCACAGCGACAATGCGATCTGGCAGTCGATGGTCACCGAGCTGGGCAACGACCCGCAAGCCTCCAGCTTCGCCGCGCTGTGCCCTGGCGGCTGCCTGACCCACTACTCCGGCTCCGCCCTGCACGCGAAGTACTACATGCTCAGCGGCGGGAGCGACGCGAACAGGACTGTGACCGTCAGCAGCGCCAACCCCACCTCCGCCCAGGCCAGAACCGCGTGGAACAGTGGCGCCACCGTCAAGGGCAACGTCGACCTGTACAACTCCTACGTCCGCTACTTCACAGCCATGGCCAAGGGGGCGCTGGGCGGCCCGGGCCCGTTGGTGCCCGACTACTACAACTCCACCAGCGGTGAGGCCGCCAGGACGACACTGTCCCCGCCCTCCTACCAGTGGCCCAAGGCGCGCTCCAAAAGCGACACCTGGGTCGACTTCCTGAACAACATCAAGGCGCCGGCCACGATCAACATCGCCATGTTCGAGTGGACCTCTCACGGGCAGCCGGGCGACCGGAACTATCTGGAGCTGCCGAAGAAGTTGGTGAGCCTGGCAAAGACCGGCGTGAAGATACAGATACTCTTCACCGCCGGCCAGGTTGACGGCAGCGTGCAGAACTACCTGAAGGACCGGCCCAATATCACCGTGCACGACACCAGCCGCGGCACCGACGCGAACGGCAACGCTCTGCACTACACGCACGACAAGTACATGATGGTCAGCGGCGGTTACGCGGGTGCGACCAACTCGAGACTCGTGTTCGTCGGCTCCTCGAACTGGACGAGCAACGGCGTCTGGCACAACGACGAGTCGGACCTGAAGCTGGTCGGCCAGTCCAGCTACGACATGTTCAAGACGGACTGGCAGAACCAGTTCAACCGCTGCTGCGGGACCATGGCGCGGGAGTTGAGCGCCGAGGAGCGCGCCGAGAACACGGCACGCGAGATTCCGATCGATCCGGAGCAGGTCGAGGAATAG
- a CDS encoding MFS transporter, giving the protein MERIVMRKVMWRIVPLLAVCYLVSFVDKTNIGVAQLGMQEGLGLSDAAFGFGAGIFFIGYFLCEVPSNLALVRFGARRWIARIMLTWGVIVVLTALVQDVMSFNALRFLLGAAEAGFYPGALFYLSQWVPAAHRGKVIGLFLLANPVSTVVGAPLMGILLDMHGFLGVEGWQWVFVITGLPALVLAVVVFFALPDSPQSAKWLTAQERAWLVGALNAERAAAPASHGSGWRALLDRRVLFLCLWFAAFPTAAYGLRLWLPTLIAELDVSATVNGLLNAVPFLFAAIALYFWPRIAARTGRSYRQIAGCTLVGAAGLAGAALSENAVVELAFISLAAVGMFAGQPIFWSLPSRLLVGAQAAAGLALINSVGNLGGFVGPYAVGAIKGATGSLSASMLFLAGVMVFAAVMAGIARTVFGSPPTVPAPAPDVSATPARNAQES; this is encoded by the coding sequence GTGGAACGCATCGTCATGCGGAAGGTGATGTGGAGGATCGTGCCCCTCCTCGCCGTCTGCTACCTGGTCTCGTTCGTCGACAAGACCAACATCGGCGTCGCCCAGCTGGGCATGCAGGAGGGTCTCGGACTGTCGGACGCGGCGTTCGGGTTCGGCGCGGGCATCTTCTTCATCGGTTACTTCCTCTGTGAGGTACCCAGCAACCTGGCTCTCGTCCGCTTCGGTGCGCGGCGCTGGATCGCCCGCATCATGCTCACCTGGGGCGTCATCGTCGTGCTGACGGCGCTGGTGCAGGACGTGATGTCCTTCAACGCGCTGCGCTTCCTGCTCGGTGCCGCGGAGGCGGGGTTCTACCCGGGAGCGTTGTTCTATCTTTCGCAGTGGGTCCCGGCCGCACACCGCGGGAAGGTCATCGGCTTGTTCCTGCTGGCCAACCCGGTCTCGACCGTGGTCGGTGCGCCACTGATGGGCATCCTGCTGGACATGCACGGCTTCCTCGGTGTCGAGGGCTGGCAGTGGGTGTTCGTCATCACCGGACTGCCCGCCCTGGTGTTGGCCGTCGTGGTCTTTTTCGCACTGCCGGACTCGCCGCAGTCGGCGAAGTGGCTCACCGCGCAGGAACGCGCCTGGCTCGTGGGGGCATTGAACGCCGAGCGGGCGGCCGCGCCGGCCTCGCACGGCAGTGGCTGGCGGGCGCTGCTCGACCGGCGCGTGCTGTTCCTGTGCCTGTGGTTCGCGGCGTTCCCCACGGCGGCGTACGGACTCCGGCTGTGGCTGCCGACGCTGATCGCCGAGCTCGACGTCTCGGCCACCGTCAACGGACTCCTCAACGCCGTACCGTTCCTCTTCGCCGCGATCGCGCTGTACTTCTGGCCACGCATTGCCGCTCGTACGGGGCGCAGCTACCGGCAGATCGCCGGCTGCACACTCGTGGGCGCCGCCGGCCTCGCCGGTGCCGCGCTGAGCGAAAACGCCGTGGTGGAACTCGCGTTCATCAGTCTGGCGGCGGTCGGTATGTTCGCCGGGCAGCCGATCTTCTGGAGTCTTCCCTCCCGTCTGCTGGTGGGAGCGCAGGCCGCGGCAGGTCTCGCGCTGATCAACTCGGTCGGAAATCTCGGTGGTTTCGTCGGGCCGTACGCCGTCGGTGCCATCAAGGGCGCAACCGGTTCGCTCTCCGCGTCGATGCTCTTCCTGGCGGGGGTCATGGTGTTCGCCGCCGTCATGGCGGGCATCGCCCGCACCGTCTTCGGGTCCCCGCCGACCGTCCCGGCGCCCGCCCCCGACGTCTCCGCAACCCCTGCACGTAACGCCCAGGAGTCCTGA
- a CDS encoding sulfatase-like hydrolase/transferase, with amino-acid sequence MPARPNVLLITVDHWFGRLLGCAGHPVIQTPTLDSLAAAGTRYTRAYSESPVCVPARRSIMTGTTPRTHGDRIFQQDLPMPELPTLAQTFRDNGYQAYAVGKLHVFPQRSRIGFDDVWLSEEGRSQWGVADDYERFLAANGHAGLSYAHGMSNNQYTYRPWHLPETMHVTHWAARTMAETIVRRDPTKPAFWYLSFTAPHPPLTPPAAYLDMYAGQEMDEPIVGDWVVQGETAPPQLQRRRHADSPVGMREAEELAAKRAFYAQCTYVDHQLRFVIGTLREQGLLDDTVIMFTSDHGDMLGDHDLWAKRVFYEKSANVPMLLVGDTTSGRVPTGEVDDRLVGLQDVMPTLLGLAGIEVPDEVEGVSMVEDTRTFLHGEYGEGAEATRMAHDGRHKLVYYPMGNVVQLFDVPADPWDEHDLAGVPELAPVRERLLRKIADEAYGTDLEWITDGLPAGLQAQAQRLPVDRGLSQQRGLH; translated from the coding sequence ATGCCTGCCCGTCCCAACGTTCTGCTCATCACCGTCGACCACTGGTTCGGCCGGCTCCTGGGATGTGCCGGTCACCCCGTGATCCAGACGCCCACCCTCGACTCACTAGCCGCGGCCGGGACCCGCTACACCCGCGCCTACAGTGAATCCCCGGTGTGCGTGCCGGCCCGGCGCTCCATCATGACCGGAACCACGCCCCGCACCCACGGCGACCGGATCTTCCAGCAGGACCTTCCGATGCCCGAACTGCCCACGCTGGCGCAGACGTTCCGGGACAACGGCTATCAGGCGTACGCGGTGGGCAAGCTGCACGTCTTCCCGCAGCGCAGCCGCATCGGCTTCGACGATGTCTGGCTGAGCGAGGAGGGTCGCTCGCAGTGGGGTGTGGCCGACGACTACGAACGGTTCCTCGCCGCCAACGGACACGCCGGGCTGAGCTACGCCCACGGCATGAGCAACAACCAGTACACGTACCGTCCTTGGCACCTGCCCGAGACGATGCACGTCACCCACTGGGCCGCTCGGACGATGGCCGAGACCATCGTGCGCCGCGATCCCACCAAGCCGGCCTTCTGGTACCTGTCGTTCACCGCGCCGCACCCGCCGCTGACACCACCGGCGGCCTACCTGGACATGTACGCCGGACAGGAGATGGACGAACCGATCGTCGGCGACTGGGTCGTCCAGGGTGAGACGGCGCCGCCGCAGCTCCAGCGGCGCCGGCACGCCGACAGCCCGGTCGGAATGCGGGAGGCCGAGGAGCTGGCGGCCAAGCGTGCCTTCTACGCCCAGTGCACCTATGTCGACCACCAACTGCGGTTCGTCATCGGTACGTTGCGTGAGCAGGGGCTGCTCGACGACACCGTCATCATGTTCACCTCGGACCACGGCGACATGCTCGGCGATCACGATCTGTGGGCCAAGCGCGTCTTCTACGAGAAGTCCGCGAACGTCCCCATGCTCCTCGTCGGCGACACCACCTCCGGGCGTGTGCCGACGGGTGAGGTCGACGACCGACTCGTGGGCCTCCAGGACGTCATGCCGACGCTGCTCGGCCTCGCCGGGATCGAGGTGCCGGACGAGGTCGAGGGTGTGTCGATGGTCGAGGACACCCGCACGTTCCTGCATGGCGAGTACGGGGAGGGGGCGGAGGCCACGCGCATGGCCCACGACGGCCGTCACAAGCTCGTCTACTACCCCATGGGCAACGTCGTACAGCTCTTCGACGTCCCCGCGGACCCCTGGGACGAGCACGACCTGGCGGGCGTACCGGAGTTGGCGCCGGTTCGCGAACGGCTGCTCCGGAAGATCGCGGACGAGGCATACGGCACGGACCTGGAATGGATCACCGACGGGCTTCCGGCAGGGCTCCAGGCCCAGGCGCAGCGCCTCCCGGTCGACCGCGGGCTGTCCCAGCAGCGCGGACTACACTGA
- a CDS encoding FadR/GntR family transcriptional regulator, translated as MGTSITIGALPGEKSGTLTNRVEEMLLSAVVSGRFEADTRLPQEGELAEELGVSRLTLREALRSLQRMGVLRVERGRGTFVNARARWSHLDPTVLAAMIDAGQGTELYRSLTELRRMVETGLVGLAAERRDDEHLVGLEAAVERMQQACDTHDVQEFAAADMDFHGILLDAADNPLVLGIYELMNGALRRVREQTTRRTIGDASAVVMHRGIFDAVAAGDAAAAVAAMNRHFDNTDRYVSEVIELMTSGARKDEDATSA; from the coding sequence ATGGGGACCTCAATCACGATCGGCGCGCTGCCCGGCGAGAAGTCCGGCACGCTCACGAACCGTGTCGAGGAAATGCTGCTGTCCGCCGTCGTCTCCGGTCGCTTCGAGGCCGACACCCGGCTGCCCCAGGAGGGCGAGCTCGCCGAGGAGCTGGGTGTCAGCCGCCTGACCCTGCGCGAGGCGTTGCGGTCGCTGCAGCGGATGGGTGTGCTGCGTGTCGAGCGGGGGCGTGGGACGTTCGTCAACGCCCGCGCCCGCTGGTCCCATCTGGACCCGACCGTGCTCGCGGCGATGATCGACGCGGGGCAGGGTACTGAGCTGTATCGCAGCCTCACCGAACTGCGCCGGATGGTCGAGACGGGCCTCGTCGGCCTGGCTGCCGAGCGCCGTGACGATGAGCACCTCGTCGGCCTCGAAGCGGCCGTGGAGCGCATGCAGCAAGCCTGTGACACGCACGACGTGCAGGAGTTTGCCGCCGCCGACATGGACTTCCACGGCATACTGCTGGACGCCGCGGACAACCCTTTGGTCCTGGGTATCTACGAGTTGATGAACGGCGCGCTGCGACGGGTCAGGGAGCAGACGACCCGCCGTACCATCGGCGACGCGTCCGCGGTCGTCATGCACCGAGGCATCTTCGACGCCGTCGCGGCCGGTGACGCCGCCGCCGCCGTGGCGGCGATGAACCGTCACTTCGACAACACCGACCGGTACGTGTCGGAGGTCATCGAGCTGATGACCTCCGGGGCGCGGAAGGACGAGGACGCCACGTCGGCGTGA